Proteins from one Chitinophaga oryzae genomic window:
- a CDS encoding gliding motility lipoprotein GldH, translating into MKRLFGVTAGLFLLAAACKPIRMDAYEKNREIPEHDWAYGYKPSFDVTIQPEDTATLFDIYVNVRHTDAYPYSNMWLLIGTRYPGDSIPKEQRVELPLADINGKWHGNGIDDIFEHRVLIQQKALFNKPGTYQFTFEQNMRQNPLPHVMNIGLRIEKAGKRP; encoded by the coding sequence ATGAAAAGACTATTTGGGGTAACCGCAGGCTTATTTTTACTGGCTGCAGCCTGCAAGCCGATCAGGATGGATGCCTACGAGAAAAACCGGGAGATTCCGGAACACGACTGGGCTTACGGCTATAAACCCTCTTTTGATGTGACCATCCAGCCGGAAGATACGGCTACCCTCTTTGATATTTATGTGAATGTCCGGCATACCGACGCCTACCCCTACAGCAATATGTGGCTGCTGATAGGCACCAGATACCCGGGCGACAGTATTCCCAAAGAACAAAGGGTAGAACTGCCGCTGGCAGATATCAACGGCAAATGGCATGGCAACGGTATCGATGATATTTTTGAACACCGGGTACTCATCCAGCAAAAAGCCCTCTTCAACAAACCAGGCACCTATCAGTTTACATTCGAACAAAACATGCGGCAAAACCCGCTCCCCCATGTAATGAATATAGGTTTGCGGATAGAGAAAGCCGGCAAACGGCCATGA
- a CDS encoding response regulator transcription factor → MKEATKASILLVEDEENLQEALKLNLELEGYEVTAVDNGTAALKAVKNEYFDLIILDIMLPEMDGIAVCENIRIQNNEVPILFLSAKNSSADRVLGLKKGGDDYMTKPFNLEELLLRVEKLIVKNKKIQDKDSVPNVYRFGNNMIDFAAQECVGKDGKHYELSKKEAMLLKLLIENKGEVVTREKILQVVWGYNVYPTTRTIDNFILNFRKYFEEDSRNSKYFHSVRGVGYKFTEA, encoded by the coding sequence ATGAAGGAAGCGACCAAAGCATCCATATTACTGGTGGAGGACGAAGAGAACCTCCAGGAAGCGCTTAAGCTCAACCTGGAACTGGAAGGATATGAGGTGACCGCCGTAGATAATGGTACCGCTGCCCTGAAAGCAGTAAAAAACGAATATTTCGATCTCATCATACTGGATATCATGCTGCCGGAAATGGACGGCATTGCTGTATGCGAAAACATCCGCATCCAGAACAATGAAGTGCCCATCCTCTTCCTCAGCGCCAAAAACAGCAGCGCCGACCGTGTGCTGGGCCTCAAAAAAGGGGGTGATGATTACATGACCAAGCCTTTCAATCTCGAAGAACTGCTGCTGCGCGTAGAAAAGCTGATCGTCAAAAACAAAAAAATACAGGATAAAGACAGCGTGCCCAATGTTTACCGCTTTGGCAACAATATGATCGATTTTGCCGCACAGGAATGCGTAGGCAAAGACGGGAAACATTATGAGCTGAGCAAGAAAGAAGCCATGCTGCTGAAACTGCTGATCGAAAACAAAGGCGAAGTCGTGACCCGTGAGAAAATACTGCAGGTAGTATGGGGATATAACGTATATCCCACCACGCGTACCATCGACAACTTTATCCTCAACTTCCGCAAATATTTTGAGGAAGACAGCCGCAACTCCAAGTACTTCCACTCTGTAAGAGGCGTTGGGTACAAGTTTACCGAAGCCTAA
- a CDS encoding tetratricopeptide repeat protein — protein MRKGSMPGHKHIKTALLLAFLLLAGSAIRAQQALPQQRFDAANSLYQQSKFTEAAAAYQQLIDEGYNIKALYFNAGNAYYKAGKTGEAVYNFEKALQLAPRDEAARHNLALANQKVSGFVDELPLVFFQQWWRQLQQLHKPNGWAVGCILFFWLAIAGIMLNTFLPGWKNKFLRWGNYALGTLFALYLLMAIDTYAVANNHQTGIITQSNIKVKTAPDDNSKDAFEVQEGMKVHIADATKDYCKISLADGKTGWISCAWIRRL, from the coding sequence ATGAGAAAAGGTAGTATGCCCGGACATAAACATATTAAAACCGCCCTGTTACTGGCTTTCCTGCTGCTTGCCGGCAGCGCGATCAGGGCGCAGCAGGCGCTCCCGCAACAACGTTTTGATGCGGCCAACAGCCTTTATCAGCAAAGTAAATTCACCGAAGCAGCAGCAGCCTATCAGCAACTGATAGATGAAGGCTACAACATAAAAGCATTGTATTTCAATGCCGGCAACGCATACTACAAAGCCGGCAAAACAGGGGAGGCGGTGTATAATTTCGAGAAGGCGCTGCAACTGGCCCCGCGCGATGAAGCCGCCCGGCACAACCTGGCCCTCGCCAATCAAAAAGTAAGCGGTTTCGTGGATGAGTTGCCGTTAGTCTTCTTCCAGCAATGGTGGCGGCAGTTACAACAGCTGCACAAGCCCAATGGCTGGGCGGTGGGATGCATTCTCTTCTTCTGGCTGGCGATCGCCGGTATTATGCTCAACACGTTCCTGCCCGGCTGGAAAAATAAGTTCCTCCGCTGGGGCAACTATGCACTGGGAACACTGTTTGCGCTTTACCTGCTGATGGCGATAGATACTTATGCGGTGGCCAACAACCACCAGACGGGCATCATCACACAGAGCAACATCAAGGTAAAAACAGCGCCGGACGATAACAGCAAAGACGCTTTTGAAGTGCAGGAAGGTATGAAGGTACACATCGCCGACGCCACCAAAGATTACTGCAAAATATCGCTGGCCGATGGTAAAACCGGATGGATCAGCTGCGCCTGGATCAGGCGCCTGTAG
- a CDS encoding pseudouridine synthase has protein sequence MIYKPYEVLSRFTPEGNKSCLADYFKVPRDVYPVGRLDYDSEGLLLLTNDKSLNNRLLMPQYAHEREYWVQVDGAVTNAAIRQLQEGVDITVDGKQYHTKPCLAEIFPEEPFLPERNPPIRFRKNIPAPWLRLVLHEGKNRQVRKMTAATGFPTLRLVRYRMEEITIAGMQPGDMVQLSRNTVYKKLRLLSS, from the coding sequence GTGATTTATAAACCATATGAGGTGCTGTCCCGGTTTACGCCGGAAGGGAATAAATCCTGCCTGGCAGATTACTTTAAAGTGCCCCGGGATGTGTACCCTGTGGGGCGGCTGGACTATGACAGCGAGGGGTTGTTGTTGCTCACGAATGACAAGTCGTTGAATAACAGGCTGCTGATGCCGCAATACGCACATGAAAGGGAATACTGGGTGCAGGTAGACGGGGCGGTGACCAATGCGGCCATACGGCAGCTGCAGGAAGGGGTGGATATCACGGTGGACGGTAAGCAGTATCATACAAAACCCTGCCTGGCGGAAATTTTTCCGGAGGAGCCTTTTTTGCCGGAGCGCAACCCTCCTATCCGTTTCCGGAAGAACATCCCGGCGCCCTGGCTGCGGCTGGTGCTTCATGAGGGAAAAAACAGGCAGGTGCGTAAAATGACCGCGGCCACCGGCTTCCCTACGTTGAGGCTTGTCCGTTACCGCATGGAAGAAATAACGATTGCAGGCATGCAGCCGGGCGACATGGTACAACTGAGCCGCAATACCGTTTATAAAAAACTCCGCCTGCTATCATCCTGA
- a CDS encoding sensor histidine kinase, whose protein sequence is MDPHFIFNSLNAIHHYILTTSTDMASLYLTRFARLMRLMIGNFNKEWVTLQEDLEALELYIQLEQLRFDQQFSYQVRIVQDVNSHSTLIPPLIIQPYVQYVIWHRLLMRPEKTGGRLVIHIGKDHNRLCIQLEDNGIQASELLDDTGERQATGIDIAAERLYMMSEKYQLKAGIQAQQLFDEAHRPTGNRLTISMEHMLSRHMPVAV, encoded by the coding sequence ATGGACCCGCATTTTATATTTAACAGCCTCAACGCTATCCATCACTACATCCTTACCACCAGTACGGACATGGCCTCCCTGTATCTTACCCGCTTCGCCCGCCTGATGCGCCTTATGATCGGTAATTTCAACAAGGAATGGGTAACCCTGCAGGAAGACCTTGAAGCGCTGGAACTATACATACAACTGGAACAGCTCCGGTTTGACCAGCAGTTTTCTTATCAGGTGCGCATTGTACAGGATGTCAACTCCCACAGTACCCTCATCCCTCCCCTCATTATCCAGCCCTATGTGCAGTACGTGATCTGGCACCGGTTGCTGATGCGACCGGAAAAAACCGGGGGCCGGCTGGTGATCCATATAGGAAAAGACCATAACCGGCTCTGTATTCAGCTGGAAGACAACGGTATCCAGGCCAGCGAACTGCTGGACGACACCGGGGAGCGACAGGCTACCGGGATAGACATTGCCGCGGAACGGCTGTATATGATGAGTGAGAAATATCAGCTGAAAGCAGGCATCCAGGCGCAGCAGCTGTTTGATGAAGCCCACCGGCCCACCGGCAACCGCCTCACGATCAGCATGGAACATATGCTGTCACGGCACATGCCGGTAGCGGTATAA
- a CDS encoding sensor histidine kinase, with protein MMRKFFNKMQEGKSVSFIYLLVLAYTIVALIWWGVLLFRQSEQISQFEKQNLSLRIDSLAQPVEHQLEFQRIEKDAHMRSFKYVGEGAIFLGIILLGALFVYRAVWKYMKLSRQQQNFMMAVTHELKSPIAVAKLNLETIRRHKLDEEKQAKLIDNTIRETNRLDQLCNNILLAAQLETHNYKLFKEPLDFSALLEANIRELRNRIGTHVINADILPHVWLEGDKLMLQIILSNLVENAVKYAPRNSTITVRLFEAGHRLKLQVSDEGPGVPDEEKERIFMKFYRLGNENTRKAKGSGLGLFLTAKIVEQHDGLIWVKDNEPAGACFEIIWQQYSVQRA; from the coding sequence ATGATGAGAAAATTTTTTAATAAAATGCAGGAAGGAAAGTCCGTTTCCTTCATTTACCTGCTCGTACTGGCTTATACGATCGTAGCCCTCATCTGGTGGGGCGTGCTGCTGTTCCGGCAAAGTGAACAGATCAGCCAGTTCGAGAAACAAAACCTTTCCCTCCGTATCGATAGCCTTGCCCAGCCGGTAGAACATCAGCTGGAATTCCAACGGATTGAAAAAGACGCTCATATGCGATCTTTTAAATATGTGGGGGAAGGCGCCATTTTTTTAGGGATCATACTGCTCGGCGCGCTCTTTGTATATAGAGCCGTCTGGAAATACATGAAGCTCAGCCGGCAACAGCAAAACTTTATGATGGCCGTGACGCATGAACTGAAATCACCCATCGCTGTCGCCAAACTGAACCTGGAAACCATCCGCAGACACAAGCTGGATGAGGAAAAGCAGGCCAAGCTGATAGATAATACCATCCGGGAAACCAACCGGCTCGACCAGCTCTGTAACAACATTTTGCTGGCAGCACAGCTGGAAACCCACAACTATAAGCTGTTTAAGGAACCGCTCGACTTCTCCGCCCTGCTGGAAGCGAATATCCGGGAACTGCGTAACCGCATCGGGACACATGTCATAAATGCAGACATTCTGCCACATGTGTGGCTGGAGGGTGACAAGCTGATGTTACAGATCATCCTCAGCAACCTCGTAGAGAATGCGGTAAAATATGCTCCCCGCAACTCCACGATCACCGTGCGCCTCTTTGAAGCCGGCCACCGACTGAAACTGCAGGTGTCCGACGAAGGCCCCGGGGTGCCCGATGAGGAAAAAGAACGCATCTTCATGAAATTCTACCGCCTTGGCAACGAAAACACCCGGAAAGCAAAGGGCTCAGGATTGGGATTGTTTCTCACCGCCAAAATCGTGGAACAACACGACGGCCTCATCTGGGTGAAAGACAATGAGCCTGCAGGCGCCTGCTTCGAGATAATCTGGCAGCAATATTCCGTGCAAAGAGCGTAA
- a CDS encoding YicC/YloC family endoribonuclease, whose protein sequence is MLKSMTGFGRAESARGETSIVVEIKSLNGKQFEVNLKISPLLKPYEFDIRSLMQQTLQRGTLDVSINIRQNGATRPVVINTDLAKYYYQSITMLANQLELPQGDLLNVLMKLPEVVSPATEQLTREEWKDVEDTLKEALTDLDLHRQDEGQMLKADLQQRIDNIEQYSGKVRELDPLRKDRIRQRLEGLLAEHVGKDNVDGNRLEQELIFYLEKLDISEELSRLENHLRYFREILKDEDPAKGKKLGFVLQEIGREINTTGSKANDAGIQQWVVLMKDELEKAKEQVLNVL, encoded by the coding sequence ATGCTGAAATCAATGACTGGCTTCGGAAGGGCAGAAAGCGCGAGAGGCGAAACAAGTATCGTGGTAGAGATCAAATCGCTCAATGGAAAGCAATTTGAGGTGAACCTGAAAATATCGCCCCTGCTAAAACCCTACGAATTTGACATCCGTTCGCTGATGCAACAAACCCTGCAACGCGGGACACTGGATGTCAGCATCAACATTCGTCAGAATGGTGCTACAAGGCCGGTTGTGATTAATACAGACCTGGCGAAATACTATTACCAGTCTATTACAATGCTGGCCAACCAGCTCGAGCTGCCTCAGGGCGACCTGCTGAACGTGCTGATGAAACTGCCGGAAGTGGTTTCGCCTGCTACCGAACAGCTGACCAGGGAAGAGTGGAAAGACGTGGAAGACACCCTGAAGGAAGCCCTTACGGATCTGGACCTGCATCGCCAGGACGAAGGCCAGATGCTGAAAGCAGACCTGCAACAACGAATAGATAACATTGAACAATACTCCGGCAAAGTCCGTGAACTGGACCCGCTCCGGAAAGACCGTATCCGTCAGCGCCTCGAAGGCCTGCTGGCCGAACATGTGGGAAAGGACAATGTAGACGGTAACAGGCTGGAACAGGAGCTGATCTTCTATCTGGAAAAACTGGACATCTCTGAAGAACTGTCCCGCCTGGAAAACCATCTCCGTTATTTCCGTGAGATCCTGAAAGACGAAGACCCTGCCAAAGGAAAGAAACTGGGCTTTGTGCTGCAGGAGATCGGCCGCGAAATCAATACCACCGGTTCCAAAGCCAACGACGCCGGTATCCAGCAGTGGGTAGTGCTGATGAAAGACGAACTGGAAAAAGCCAAAGAACAAGTATTAAACGTTTTATAG